One window of Lacerta agilis isolate rLacAgi1 chromosome 14, rLacAgi1.pri, whole genome shotgun sequence genomic DNA carries:
- the LOC117057535 gene encoding galactoside 2-alpha-L-fucosyltransferase 2-like: MDLPQRCSFSQPALSFFLCIFGLLSLSSFLHLYDKMPYQRWRISFKNVSNFPGMGHPAYLITTTSSRPSSNTTCNSSSSSSKIIDSGMWTVNSAGRFGNQMGQYATLYALAKMNGHRAYIYPAMHQYLSPMFRITLPVINAEVAKKIRWRNFPLHNWMSEDYKHIEGKYVRLTGYPWSYTFYQHIRQEILQQFSFHDHIKEEANQYLQELRGQRQVVTYVGVHVRRGDYVYVMPSWKGVVADRGYLEKAMNYFREKYRNPIFVVTSNGMEWCKKNINASRGDVYFSGDGRESSPGRDFALLAHCNHTIMTIGTFGLWASYLAGGETVYLANYTLPDSPVRKRFKPSAVFLPNWIGIPADLSPLLSKKTSQVQKPEA, encoded by the coding sequence ATGGATCTCCCACAAAGATGTTCCTTCAGCCAACCTGCCCTCTCATTCTTCCTCTGTATTTTCGGCCTCCTGTCCCTCTCTTCATTCTTGCACCTGTATGACAAGATGCCATATCAGCGGTGGAGGATCAGCTTCAAGAATGTATCCAATTTCCCAGGGATGGGGCATCCTGCTTATCTCATTACTACCACTTCGTCCAGGCCATCCTCTAACACCACCTGTAATTCTTCCAGCTCTTCCTCTAAGATCATAGACAGTGGCATGTGGACAGTGAACTCTGCTGGCCGTTTTGGGAACCAGATGGGGCAATATGCCACCCTCTATGCCTTAGCCAAGATGAATGGACATCGAGCCTATATTTATCCCGCCATGCACCAGTACCTGTCACCAATGTTCCGAATCACTTTACCAGTGATCAATGCTGAAGTGGCCAAAAAGATCCGCTGGAGGAACTTTCCTCTGCATAATTGGATGTCAGAGGATTATAAACACATCGAAGGCAAGTACGTCCGGCTGACGGGCTACCCATGGTCTTACACCTTTTATCAGCATATCCGCCAAGAGATACTTCAGCAGTTCTCCTTCCATGACCACATCAAGGAAGAAGCCAATCAATATCTTCAGGAGCTAAGGGGGCAGCGCCAGGTGGTGACATATGTTGGAGTGCATGTCCGCAGAGGGGATTATGTCTATGTGATGCCCAGCTGGAAAGGTGTGGTGGCTGACAGAGGATATTTGGAGAAAGCCATGAACTATTTCAGAGAGAAGTACCGCAATCCCATCTTTGTGGTGACCAGCAATGGGATGGAGTGGTGTAAGAAAAACATTAATGCCTCCAGAGGGGATGTTTATTTTTCTGGGGATGGGCGGGAGTCCTCTCCAGGGAGGGATTTTGCTCTCCTTGCTCATTGCAACCACACAATAATGACGATAGGCACTTTTGGACTCTGGGCCAGCTACCTGGCTGGTGGGGAGACCGTCTACTTGGCCAACTACACCCTCCCAGACTCTCCCGTCCGCAAGCGCTTCAAGCCCTCAGCAGTGTTTTTGCCCAATTGGATTGGGATTCCAGCAGACCTGTCCCCTCTGCTGTCCAAGAAAACTTCCCAAGTCCAGAAGCCAGAAGCTTGA